In Mytilus edulis chromosome 3, xbMytEdul2.2, whole genome shotgun sequence, the genomic window ggttttaataaaattttacaatCCTACTACAACAATTTAACATTGGAGAATATGTTACCTTGTACTCTTCAAAACCCTTTTATAGTACTATAATGTAACCATCTACATATTTTTACAGTGAACCATTCTGGAAAAGTTTACGAAGTTATCTCTACAATGtactttctttcttttatttccaatagcatttttatttaatgatgtCTTAacggaattttttttataaccaatGCTTAGACAATTAAAATGATGGCTTATTGacaaaataatatgtatattattgATCACTGGTCAAGTTTAATGTGTTTGTAGAAAAGTAGTGTCCCGTTGTGATTGACAATTATTGCTCTTAGAAACCTTTCCATTTAGCCTcatttacatttcatataaaaatcTTGCTTTTCTTTTATAATGTGCCACTAGACTTTATAACAAGTAGCCAGCATAAAGGACAAACGGTAAGAATTATTACTTAAGCCTTTATTGGGATAAATACACTTAGCATTATTTGGCTTTTGTCCTGTAtgcatactatatatatataactgttatttcaaaattatatatccAGCATAGTTACCAGATTTATAAAACCAGCAATAATTcttaaattcagtaaaaaatgtaaaatttgccTGAGTGGTACTGTATTACATAAAATGCTCCTTTTTAGTTTTGTCGAATTTCAGATATGTTGCTTCAGCGATGAAAACATTCAAAAGTAAACGATTCCGACCATATAAATAATAACCCGTTTGCTTTTACAGATCTTCATCCAAAATTTTCACAATTGTATCATTAACAAATGTTAACTTCTGATTAGGAAGATTTTCATATTTATTCTAATACAGTATAATCTTTGATTTGAACAGTTTAAAGTTTAACAATTTAAACACATTTAGTTTTCCAAGGTATACGCTTAACATAACCCTAGGAAACTTTCTGTAAGACGAAGGACGTTTATTGAACCCGTATGTGAAAATTGTGGTTACGTTACAGCATTTTATCGACATGGTGGTGCGGTTGGAAACATAAAGACTTGTTACGAAAtgtaatttttcttaaaaatgtatttcaaatgttATCTTTTTCAGAGAAAATGAATTCCTTATTGGTAGTTCTGTTGGCCTCTGTGGCCCTTCTTGGTATGACGTCAGCACAGAGTTTTAATCTTTTCCCTACTTTAGCCTCATCGACAGCTGGTGGTCTTTTAACTTTAGGAGCATTTGGATTACCATTCCTTCTTGCAAATGGAGGTGGTAATTTCTTTGGAGGAGGAGGAAGAAGGGGACCACCAGTAAACTTTCAGCCACTCAATATCCCACCATACCCTCGTCCATTCGTTGGACCATTTCCACCAAGACATTGGTAtgtgtttattcattttttaataattgtatatttattttcaagtcaTGTAGGCCGTGTTTTCAAGGTAGTTGTTTCATGGTCAAAAATGAGTCGATAACAAGCATTCCTTGTGAAAACAAATAAGTATTTCCATAAGTTATCAATTGTATACGTAAAAACTTTATAACTTTATTGGAGCACGATTTCGGTAAGAAATAATCAgctttataattaaaaaataaaaatacaatgtatataacaatataaCATAAGAGTTTTAATGTGGTAAGCTACATGAAAAAGAAGTTCTTCCTGATTAAATAAGACATTCTTATTTAATgcgcttttaaaaaaaaaagatgatcataatttatttttaaatatatcacATAACAAAGATCCTATAAAATTACTTTATTCAGGACAGTGACCATTTTGAAATATatcacaatataaaaataaggagatgtggtatgattgccaatgagacaactatccaccgaagtacaaatgaagtagatgtaagcaattatagacgaCGAATGCGAAAAACCCATACCGTGTGTCGGCATTAAAAGGGCCCAACATGAAAAATACGAAACaagtctctttttttttattttaaaactacagAGCGCACATTTTAACGAAAATTGTTTGTGAGATTTTATCATATGTTAGCAACTGGaattaatgctcttcaacatcgtaatttatttggccttttatttatttttattcgagcgtcactggtgagtctttcaGTGTAGACGAAACAAGCGTTTGGCGTACAATGTTTTAATCCTGACaatattttaatcctggtatctatgatgagtttattaaaaccaatgggtcgatgcaactgctggtgaaGTTTTTCTCCAACttggtattaccagcccagtagtcagcacttatacattgacatgaattatcattgatatagtcataCTCATAAATTAACTGcttacaaaactttcaatttttctaaATACTGACAATTGTCTACACCAAGAATATATTACCTCAGCTGTAATTGACAAAACCtcaagtttttggaattttgtgttCTGAATGCTTTTCAACATGGTACTTTATTTTGACCTTTAAACTTTTTTATCCGAAACCCTCACATGCAACGGAGTTTACAAAGTCGTGCATTAATTGTACACGATAGgttatcaatatttataccaaagtCTCACTAAAATCATAGGTatcatacattttgtttttatttcatacatgtttgtccttattatcttaaatttattctatgataaacttttatttttattctttcagGTAATTTGGAATTCCTGTTTGATTGTTACATGGGAAATGTGCTTAAATTCGTGCTGTCAGTTTATTGTTATGTTACCTTgtctattttttaattaaaaaaataattaaaaaaccaACATTCGACTTACTTTATTCACATGATTTATTAAGACCTTGCAGATAATGTGGTGTAGTCTAACGTAtacagtgctctagctagaattCAAAAGGgacagggtgccagtggagggca contains:
- the LOC139514568 gene encoding uncharacterized protein isoform X2, with translation MNSLLVVLLASVALLGMTSAQSFNLFPTLASSTAGGLLTLGAFGLPFLLANGGGNFFGGGGRRGPPVNFQPLNIPPYPRPFVGPFPPRHW